The window GTCATTAaatgcatcatcatcattgtccaTATCCGTCTAAACACTTATAAGGAACCAATCATCGTTTCGCCGATCACCATGCGTCTCTTGTAGCAAAATAACACATCTTACGTCATTAATATCTGCGCTGCGTCTCTTGTAACGAAATAACACATTTTACGTTACGGTGTCTGCCCTACCTGAGTTTTTAATATCTGCACTGCGTTTTGCTCCACCTTCGCCGCCTCCCTGTTCTCCTGCACGCGGCGGGCCATGACCTCCTCCGTCCACAGCGCCACCAGCCCAGAGTCTTCAATGCGGGACTGAAGGTTTACGAACTCATTGAGGAACGGAGATCCCTTCCTGCAGGGCGATAAAGTGATACACGGCCCATAAGTGACACACGGACTTAGAATTTTTCCGGCCAAGTCCACGTTGCCATGTTACGTGAAATTGATATATGCAGtagtaaacaaaatatatatagactcAGTTTTTCATTGTGGTCTTTTTACGATTAGCATCTTTTCGAATACATAATGCAACCAATGGATAGTTTTATATAGTCGGTTATGGATACAAAAAGGTAGTTATAGTATGGAAGAATATACACTCGCCTTACACCCCAACCAAGGCAGGCGAGGAGATTCATCTCCTCGCGGCTCGTGTAGAAGGGCGTTTGCCCGTAGCTGTCCGTGTATTTGGAGTTGATGAGGATCTGAATGAACTTTTTgaagatgatgagagagaagCCGCCGTCCAGCACCTTCGCCATCACTGTGCCCAAGTCTGTCACCTGAAATacggaaaaataagggaaatgtGAATAGTATGGACATGGTATTCTCATCGTATGGTATTTCTTTTCACTTTACCTCAATGCTCTTCAAACTTATCGTACTAGAACCCTCATGGACCTCTTGGAAGCCCCTTGATAGTACAGTTCTCTATTTGTGAGGAAGCCacgcaacgttaccagattgtcgtactcaaccgcttatatttcccgacttcctacccccaaactgtcttctgtgctccagtaacgaaactcatttatagttatcgttaaaagagttagatcctgatgtttcttggcaatagttaggcgtcagaaaccggtaaataatatgctctgagtacgataatttggcaacggtgaAGCCACGTCTCATGTATGCCAAGTCTTGAAGAAATGCCTTGCTTCATATATTGCTCATGGGCTTTTGGGTTTACTCTTCACCTTTCTATCTTAATTTTACATacattactcagacaccattCGAGTAAGGCTATGATCCCTTACCTCCATATTCTCGTATATTTCCTTCATTACTGGGCTTCTCTGTTTCCTGAAAAAGTCAACTGGTGCCCCGTTGAAAAGCGTTTGCTCTGACCCCCACGTCCAGCCGTCAGTCTCCACCAGGTCCTGCAGGCTCTCCAGTGTCTTGGACTTCCCCTGGACTGTGAGGTGGGCGATCAGGGAAGACTTGAAACTCGCTGAGATGACGAAACAGAACATCAGCCACCAGCTCACTAGTAACTGAAAGACgataaagaagaacgaagaagaaagaaagaaaaaaagaaagaatgaaagaaaggaagaaagaaagaatgaatgaatgaaagaaagtaaaaagacaaagaagagagaaaagaaaaatatataaaagaaaaacaagaaaaaaggaagaaagaaacgatgaAACGTATAAacggccttcacacacacacacacacacacacacacacacacacacacacacacacacacacacacacacacacacacaaacctgtcCGGAAACATTTATTGACGGGTCTCGGAGCGACTTCTCCAGCAGAGCGCCCCAGCTGTAGAGAAGCGTCGTTTTGAGATAGACTTCGCGGCCCCCAGTCAACAGCCTCCACGCCCTCTGCATCAGCCACAGCACCACGCCCCACGCCACCATGCACGCAAGGAGGGAGATCCATAACACAACTACGAAGAGGAAAGATCATTTTACACGTATACGCGGCTTAGTCTgtcacggagggaaggaagggagggaatgaaagaaggaaagcaagatagCAACGGAAATGACAGTGTATCCTAAGAGTGTTTCAGCATCttttgaggagagaaagaaggaaggaaggaaggaaggtaaagtgactggaaggaagaaagacaagtaCACAAGACAGCTATGAAAAAAGTAACTATTTTGCTCGTATTAAGGCACAAACAGGCATAAAAACATCTTATTTGCTACATAGCTCTAGACGCCTCCATTAAACACAAAGGGACAGCACACGAACACGAAAACGGCCTGAGGAGGGAGAGATACGCAGGCAGCAAGGTGGGCTTCAGCGACACAATGACGAGGGTTTCCGCCGGTTCGAGTCGCAGGTAATCAATAACCTCAAGTCGGTCATGAGTCGGGGCGAGGATCATGcaaacctccgcctcctctcgcTGCAGCTCCCCGACCATGCCGCTGTACAGCCCGTCGGGACCGCGATACCCAAAGGACCTGGTTGGATTTTCTCGCATTTCGTACCTGTTGGTGGAGGCGAATGTAAGACTcttttacagcaaggaaggcagtTCGAGTGGAAAAAAAAACCCAGGAACAAAATGGCCCGCTTGACGCTGctccaagaaaagaaaacaacgagaggtcagaagagaggtcagtttcgggtggagaggtgttagTGAATGCATGAGGGAAGAGGAACTATAGTCTTCAGAACCACTGTAGGTACTAG is drawn from Eriocheir sinensis breed Jianghai 21 chromosome 11, ASM2467909v1, whole genome shotgun sequence and contains these coding sequences:
- the LOC126997150 gene encoding probable glutamate receptor; the protein is MRENPTRSFGYRGPDGLYSGMVGELQREEAEVCMILAPTHDRLEVIDYLRLEPAETLVIVSLKPTLLPAYLSLLRPFSFVLWISLLACMVAWGVVLWLMQRAWRLLTGGREVYLKTTLLYSWGALLEKSLRDPSINVSGQLLVSWWLMFCFVISASFKSSLIAHLTVQGKSKTLESLQDLVETDGWTWGSEQTLFNGAPVDFFRKQRSPVMKEIYENMEVTDLGTVMAKVLDGGFSLIIFKKFIQILINSKYTDSYGQTPFYTSREEMNLLACLGWGVRRGSPFLNEFVNLQSRIEDSGLVALWTEEVMARRVQENREAAKVEQNAVQILKTQEDASQMVLALDHLQGAFYLLLLGSGVALLTLQAETLLPL